One region of Corvus moneduloides isolate bCorMon1 chromosome 15, bCorMon1.pri, whole genome shotgun sequence genomic DNA includes:
- the MED7 gene encoding mediator of RNA polymerase II transcription subunit 7: protein MGEPQQVSALPPPPMQYIKEYTDENIHKGLAPKPPPPVKDSYMMFGNQFQCDDLIIRPLESQGIERLHPMQFDHKKELRKLNMSILVNFLDLLDILIRSPGSIKREEKLEDLKLLFVHVHHLINEYRPHQARETLRVMMEVQKRQRLETAERFQKHLERVVEMIQNCLASLPDDLPHAEGGLRVQVEPMDTDDGSNCIGQSEKQRERSGGKRDQVLDKDAAMCSIIDEMT, encoded by the coding sequence ATGGGTGAGCCTCAGCAAGTGAGTGCCCTTCCTCCGCCTCCCATGCAATATATAAAAGAATATACTGATGAAAATATCCATAAAGGCCTGGCTCCAAAGCCACCTCCGCCTGTGAAGGACAGCTACATGATGTTTGGGAATCAGTTCCAGTGTGATGATCTGATCATTCGGCCCCTGGAGAGCCAGGGCATTGAACGGCTGCATCCTATGCAGTTTGATCACAAGAAGGAGTTAAGGAAACTTAACATGTCTATCCTGGTCAACTTTTTGGACCTCTTGGATATCTTGATAAGGAGTCCAGGGAGTATAAAGCGAGAGGAGAAACTGGAAGACTTGAAACTGCTTTTTGTCCACGTCCATCACCTTATAAATGAGTATCGCCCTCACCAAGCCAGGGAGACACTGAGGGTCATGATGGAGGTGCAGAAGCGCCAGCGCCTGGAGACCGCGGAGCGATTCCAGAAGCACCTGGAGCGAGTCGTGGAGATGATCCAGAACTGCCTGGCTTCCCTGCCTGATGATCTGCCTCATGCAGAGGGGGGACTGAGAGTGCAAGTGGAACCCATGGATACTGATGATGGCAGCAACTGCATTGGACAGAGTGAAAAGCAGAGGGAGCGTTCTGGAGGCAAGAGAGATCAGGTTTTGGACAAAGATGCAGCCATGTGCAGCATTATTGATGAAATGACATGA
- the LOC116451556 gene encoding hepatitis A virus cellular receptor 1 homolog isoform X2 — translation MLSSLYLNWVLLVLFTGPTVSELVVVGEVGQDVTVPCHYSVRDGNGITSMCWGRDRCPNSKCSRPIIWTDGWRVTEQHSSRYQLKGDLHRGDVSLTIEDAREADSGIYCCRVEVPGWFNDQLINHKVVIMKAPGSTSEPSFTVTRTWPLVSASEAPQNASAPCSGTSDCLDGTANLQNTSVSLPSQQHPEHGLYIGIGSCAALLLILILALFLTKQYFYNTKKMGGSAGFVAFWRPQGMRSHNVLEDENHAEENVYIVH, via the exons ATGTTGTCTTCCCTCTACCTGAACTGGGTTCTTCTGGTGCTGTTTACAG GCCCCACAGTATCGGAATTAGTTGTGGTAGGAGAGGTTGGTCAGGACGTCACTGTGCCCTGCCACTACAGTGTCCGGGATGGAAATGGCATCACATCCATGTGCTGGGGTCGGGACAGGTGCCCCAATTCCAAATGTTCCCGGCCCATTATCTGGACAGATGGCTGGAGGgtgacagagcagcacagcagcaggtaCCAGTTGAAAGGGGACCTGCACAGGGGGGACGTGTCCCTGACGATCGAGGACGCCAGGGAAGCAGACTCAGGGATTTACTGCTGCCGTGTGGAGGTCCCAGGGTGGTTCAACGATCAACTGATTAATCACAAGGTTGTGATAATGAAAG ctcctggcagcaccagTGAACCCTCCTTTACTGTCACGAGGACCTGGCCATTGGTTTCTGCTTCAGAAGCTCCTCAGAAT gcctctgctccctgctcaggcacCTCAGACTGCTTGGATGGGACTGCAAACCTGCAG AACACGTCTGTATCACTTCCCAGTCAGCAGCATCCAGAGCATGGGCTGTACATTGGGATTGGCTCATGTGCAGCACTTCTGCTCATCCTCATTTTGGCTCTGTTCCTCACTAAAC AATATTTTTACAACACGAAGAAGATGGGTGGCTCTGCAGG CTTTGTTGCATTTTGGAGGCCACAAGGCATGAGGAGCCATAATGTCCTGGAAGATGAGAATCatgcagaggaaaatgtttATATCGTGCACTAA
- the LOC116451556 gene encoding hepatitis A virus cellular receptor 1 homolog isoform X1, translating to MLSSLYLNWVLLVLFTGPTVSELVVVGEVGQDVTVPCHYSVRDGNGITSMCWGRDRCPNSKCSRPIIWTDGWRVTEQHSSRYQLKGDLHRGDVSLTIEDAREADSGIYCCRVEVPGWFNDQLINHKVVIMKARISTASPHTYTSEQTSAPGSTSEPSFTVTRTWPLVSASEAPQNASAPCSGTSDCLDGTANLQNTSVSLPSQQHPEHGLYIGIGSCAALLLILILALFLTKQYFYNTKKMGGSAGFVAFWRPQGMRSHNVLEDENHAEENVYIVH from the exons ATGTTGTCTTCCCTCTACCTGAACTGGGTTCTTCTGGTGCTGTTTACAG GCCCCACAGTATCGGAATTAGTTGTGGTAGGAGAGGTTGGTCAGGACGTCACTGTGCCCTGCCACTACAGTGTCCGGGATGGAAATGGCATCACATCCATGTGCTGGGGTCGGGACAGGTGCCCCAATTCCAAATGTTCCCGGCCCATTATCTGGACAGATGGCTGGAGGgtgacagagcagcacagcagcaggtaCCAGTTGAAAGGGGACCTGCACAGGGGGGACGTGTCCCTGACGATCGAGGACGCCAGGGAAGCAGACTCAGGGATTTACTGCTGCCGTGTGGAGGTCCCAGGGTGGTTCAACGATCAACTGATTAATCACAAGGTTGTGATAATGAAAG CAAGGATCTCTACTGCAAGTCCTCACACTTACACCTCTGAACAGACCTCAG ctcctggcagcaccagTGAACCCTCCTTTACTGTCACGAGGACCTGGCCATTGGTTTCTGCTTCAGAAGCTCCTCAGAAT gcctctgctccctgctcaggcacCTCAGACTGCTTGGATGGGACTGCAAACCTGCAG AACACGTCTGTATCACTTCCCAGTCAGCAGCATCCAGAGCATGGGCTGTACATTGGGATTGGCTCATGTGCAGCACTTCTGCTCATCCTCATTTTGGCTCTGTTCCTCACTAAAC AATATTTTTACAACACGAAGAAGATGGGTGGCTCTGCAGG CTTTGTTGCATTTTGGAGGCCACAAGGCATGAGGAGCCATAATGTCCTGGAAGATGAGAATCatgcagaggaaaatgtttATATCGTGCACTAA